The sequence GTGATTTTCCCCAGGCGATGAAGTGTATCTTGGTCTCCGTCACTCCCCCTCCGGGCGGGTGGTCCCCAGTATGCATCGCAGAATCCCGGAAACTGATGGATCAGCAGAAAGTTTCCATTAGCATTGTTGAGGTGCTGCGTGAAGAGGTGCCCTGTTACGCCGTGGATGTATGTGTGCAGGCCTCAGGTGTGTAGGCTGGAAACGGATTCTGTTTCCGACGTGGAGCTTTGTCTCTTGGCGTTCTTATTCTCTCAGATTGGTGCCTCTCTGAGTGATACGTTTACTGTGTGCGCAGGGATACACGTGGCCAAACTACTTCTGGAGAAAGGATTTGCTTCCGCTCATGACGGAGGACGTATCTTAAAAGAAAAGAACTCTGAGATTGGTAAGAGGGAAGTTTCTATGCCATGTTGTCTTTGCATTTTCCTCTTGACATTCTAAATGCGTTTCTTGGTACCTTTCTGTAAATATGAACCCCTTAATGAcgaagcccgtacatgtacgggctcaaaatgcatacaAACCGAACCTTTGAGTGGCAGAGGTCAGGCCAAATCTCCCTCGCCCCTGGAGACCGAGGCATTTTCAACAtccttttatttaaccccttattgacaattgccggttctggcacgtcacgCACTAACATccggttagtgacaattgacatgccagggccgtcatggctttaaacccaaacggtgttgctgtaatgcctcgatgtcgagggaTTCAGCAACTCTGAGATCGGCATTGGGGGGGCTGTGTCTGGTCCCTCCCCAGGGTGTCAACGTCGGACAGACGCCCCTTTTAAATCCAGATTTATTTCATGTATATGTAGCGTTACACGTGAATGATTTATGGAGATCTTGCAACGccgtcattggtcgttacctGGCTGTTTGTGTCATCgggtgttaaggggttaacctttttagctttgtttttttttttgacaggtcCTTTACCAGTAACGGCCATTGACAAGGCAGCAAGAAAAGAGGAGCTGTCTGATGCTCCCGAATCTCTGCCACGGATCCACGTCTTAAGCGGGACTGCGGTTTCTGTAGGTGACATTTTCAGTGCTGTCATCACAGAAATTAAACACCCCGAGGAATTTTATTGCCAGCAACTACAGAACGCAGGTATGTTTTTCCCATTATGAGCCgtgtttaaacatatatatatatatatatataccgtatttgctcgtttATAAGACGAGAttcttttcagagcaaatgctctgaaaaataaccatcattTTATTTTCGAGGTCGCCTtctaatcggacctcaaatGGAGGTCTGACtaaaagactaagatccagatcccccgcagcgctgcagggacctTGATCCTCCTCTCCAGAGGCGCACAGACATCCTAagctactgccggcacttcaatggtggagcgccggcatcacatgtatgatcgggtataaggcatatctggtagacagagtggcatataagggggtacaaggcatatctggggggcagttgtgcataactggggggcagattggcaaataaaaggaaataaaaaccaaaaagcatttttctcattcatagtttttattaaatatgaaaaaaattgtttgcatgtgaataaatatttactagtaaaactttttggttatatgatagtcttatattcaggctctttctttatttcctaaattggggggggggtcgtcttataatcgagcaaaaccGGTAactataaatatgtttatatagtaGCATTTTCTGTTTGTTCTCTAATTTGACCTAAACTTGATGCGTTTAGAGGAACTTTCCAAGCTGATGGAGTTGATGAGTAAACATTTTGCCGCAGTGCCGCCCGTTCCCAGCTTCACGCCTGCTGTTGGCCAGGTCTGCAGCGCCCAGTGTGCAGGTAAATAAACCTTTTGATGGTTTGTCGTTCCCGCAGCCTCACATGGCGGACAGTATCCTGTAGTACAGCGAGATAAAATGGAACCTAATATTTTCACACCATCCTATGGGTatcccccccaaaaagaaaaaaaaatcagcacaaGTAGGACTAAAgccaatgtaaaaaatatattaaattgccCTGATTTGGAAACTACCCTATAGGCCAATGATTTTCAGCGTTTTTTTTTCCGTTATTGAGCAAATATTACAGGTTGCACATCACTTTTAAAACGTTTTAACTGATCTCTCAAAGCCCCATGATATAAAAGATACGTCGTcaagaaccattttttttcttgacataTCCCCTACGTCACCAGTCgcgaagggttaaaaaaaaaactagaagaGCCACGGGCTCCGTCATGCAATAATCTGTGAATTCCTTGAGGTTTATATCCTCAGGAATTTGGAATATCGGgacatttattcattattcagGTGTTTTTACGTGTTAGGTTATTGCCTGAAAGACCAGGTTTTTTAgtcatttattgtatgtgtcGGAGAGGAGGGTGCAAAAGTAACAAACATGGGGTGATGGGTCTGCTAGGAGACAGGTGTACCCGAGCAAGACATCTCTGAGGTTCTGCGTGCTTATTGGAGGACAGGCAAAGTACGAGGGACGTTAAAAAAAGTTTCcgcactttttatattttccttggAAACGGTGAAGGTGGAAGGAGTAGTGGCGACTTTTTGAACGTCCCTCATATTTCATGTTTGGGAGGACGTTGATCACTTATTCGTTTGATTTTGCAGAGGACAGGTGCTGGTATCGAGCTAAAATCCTGGAGAAGAGGTCACAGGAGGCTTTACTGGTCGAGTACATTGATTTTGGAAACGTGGAAGTGTTGCCCCTATCGAGCCTACGACCCATTCAGAGCAATATGTTGAAATTGCCGTCACAAGCCATAAAGTGCAGCTTGGCAGGTTGGGACTCTTTCTTACACTACGCACGGCCATGTTGGTAAAGGAACGTTGtagtaataattttttttgtaaatccggCTCATTATGTGTGCAGGTGTAAAGCCGCGATTTAAGAGATGGACTGGAGAAACGTATGCTGCGA comes from Spea bombifrons isolate aSpeBom1 chromosome 11, aSpeBom1.2.pri, whole genome shotgun sequence and encodes:
- the LOC128468998 gene encoding tudor domain-containing protein 1-like, coding for MRLEELSKLMELMSKHFAAVPPVPSFTPAVGQVCSAQCAEDRCWYRAKILEKRSQEALLVEYIDFGNVEVLPLSSLRPIQSNMLKLPSQAIKCSLAGWDSFLHYARPCW